Proteins from a genomic interval of Molothrus ater isolate BHLD 08-10-18 breed brown headed cowbird chromosome 10, BPBGC_Mater_1.1, whole genome shotgun sequence:
- the LOC118690307 gene encoding G-protein coupled receptor 87 has product MGYNLSYGKLPDSRPSPENSSWPNGSSAARDEFTTIVLPVLYLLIFLASLLLNGLAVWIFFHIRNKTSFIFYLKNIVVADLLMTLTFPFKIIQDSRLGPWHFNSFLCRYSTVLFYANMYTTIVFLGLISIDRYLKVVKPFGDSRMYSITFTKVLSACVWVVMAFLALPNLILTNGYPTRRNVDDCLKLKSPLGVKWHSAVIYINTCMFVVVLIVLIGCYIAISRYIYKSSKQFISSSSRKRKHNQSIRVVVAVFFTCFLPYHLCRIPFTFSHLDKILDDSAHRILYYCKEMTLFLSACNVCLDPIIYFFMCRSFSRRLFRKSNMRTRSESIRSLQSVRRSEVRIYHEYTDV; this is encoded by the exons ATGGGGTACAATTTGTCCTATGGAAAACTGCCAG ACAGCCGCCCCAGCCCCGAGAACAGCAGCTGGCCCAACGGCAGCTCGGCAGCGCGGGACGAGTTCACCACCATCGTGCTGCCCGTGCTCTACCTCCTCATCTTCCTGGCCAGCCTCCTGCTCAACGGCCTGGCCGTCTGGATCTTCTTCCACATCAGGAACAAGACCAGCTTCATCTTTTATCTCAAGAACATTGTGGTGGCAGACCTGCTCATGACGCTGACGTTCCCGTTCAAGATCATCCAGGACTCGCGGCTGGGGCCGTGGCACTTCAACTCCTTCCTGTGCCGCTACAGCACCGTGCTGTTCTACGCCAACATGTACACCACCATCGTCTTCCTGGGCCTCATCAGCATCGACCGCTACCTGAAGGTGGTGAAGCCCTTTGGGGACTCCAGGATGTACAGCATCACCTTCACCAAGGTGCTGTCAGCCTGCGTCTGGGTGGTGATGGCGTTCCTGGCGCTGCCAAACCTGATCCTCACCAACGGCTACCCCACCAGGCGGAACGTGGACGACTGCCTGAAGCTGAAGTCTCCCCTGGGAGTCAAGTGGCACTCGGCCGTCATCTACATCAACACCTGCATGTTCGTGGTGGTGCTGATAGTGCTGATAGGCTGCTACATTGCCATCTCCAGGTACATCTACAAATCCAGCAAACAGTTCATCAGCTCCTCCAGCCGGAAGAGGAAGCACAACCAGAGTATAAGGGTTGTCGTGGCTGTGTTTTTCACCTGCTTTTTGCCCTACCATTTGTGCCGAATACCCTTCACTTTTAGTCATCTGGACAAAATTTTAGATGACTCTGCACATAGAATCTTGTATTATTGTAAGGAAATGACCCTGTTCCTGTCCGCATGCAACGTCTGTCTGGATCccatcatttattttttcatgtgtcGATCATTCTCTCGAAGGCTGTTCAGGAAATCCAACATGAGAACCAGGAGTGAGAGCATCAGGTCCCTGCAGAGCGTCAGGAGGTCAGAGGTGCGCATCTACCACGAGTACACCGACGTCTGA